In Thermococcus chitonophagus, the genomic stretch GGGCAGGAAGGAAAGATCAGGGTATAGATCATGTGCTCGCAAGATTGATGGCCAGAAAAAATGTTGCCCTGGGGTTCTCGCTAAGACCCCTATTATATGCAGACCCATATACAAGGGCAAACTTACTGAGATTTATGAGAAAAGCTTGGGAGCTTGCTGAAAAATATAAGATTATGAGATTTATAACCTCCTCAGCAAAAACCAAATGGGAAGTTAGAGAACCAAAAGATCTCATGAGTTTGGGGGTTATCCTCGGTATGGAAATGCCCCAAGCGAAAGCATGCCTTTCTGCTTATCCCGAACTTCTTCTAAAAAGGCTTAAATAAGATTAGGGTAATACAATTCAAGCTAAAGTAAGGGAGGGTGGAGGGTTGGACATAGACCTCCTTATGTCAACTCCAGAAGAGCTCGAAAGGGAAGGATATCAAAGGATAAAGGAAGGTAAAATTAAAGACGGCGTTAAAATGCTCGTAAGAGCAGCAAAGGGATATGAAGAGAAAAGAGATATTCAGAAAGCTGCAAGCTTATACAAAGAGGCAGGGGCTTTACTAAGGGACAAATTAGGATTATATGAGCAGGCAAAACCTTTGATGTTAAGGGCAGCTTATTTATACTTAAAAGTTATAGAGGGAGAAATAGATAAGCCTGAAGTAAATTTAGAAAGGTTAACGAATTCTTGTCTAAATGTTATAGAGGCATTTACATTTCTCGGTGATCAGGAACATGTGAGAAAGTATGCTGAAGAATTTGCCAAAATGTACGAAGATTTAGGTTCGAACTACGAAGAAGCAGGTGAGATTGAGTCTGCTATAGTAGCTTATGAGTCCGCTTATAGATACTACGATTTACTCAACAACAAAGAGGGCGTAGAGAGAATAGCTGGCAGATTAGTAGAAATCTACGGAAAAATCGCAGAAGATGCCATAGAAAATGAGATGTATGAAGAGAGCGCAGAAGCTTTTGAGAGAGTTGCAAACTACATAAAGACGATATTTGGATATGATGAGAGATACAGAGAGCTCATGGAAACTGCAGGGAAACACTATGAGAAGGCTAGCAAGTTAGCGTATGCTGAAGGAGACCTAGAAACCATGACAAGGTTACTGCTAAAGGCACAATATGCATACCTTCTCGCGAGAAACTTTAACAGGGCTAATCTAATCGGTGTTAACCTAATAAAAATGCTGAACCAAGTAATCGAGAACTACAGGAGCTCGGGAAGATTTGATGTTGTTGGAGACAAGCTAATAGAGCTCGCCGAAGCCTTAGTAGGATTGGGAAAATTTGAAAATGCTATGAAGATTTACAGAGAAGCCCTAGAGGAGACGGGTGGAAGGATAGATATAAGAGCAAGAATAAGGATAAGCACGATAAAATACATAGCTGCGAAGGAAATGAGCTTAGACTTATTGAGAGTACTAGACGCAATAGACTTCCTGATGAAACATGCAAAATTCCTCGATGCTATGGAATTAGCCGAGGAAGCAATAAGAAAATATGAAGAGGGTGAAAAGATTCTAAAGTTTATGTATCAGGCAGAAGGTGTCAGGTAAACCACTTCTCGATAAGATACTCTTTCTCCTTTAGGAATACCTTAGCCCTCTCTCTAATCAGCCTTTCAGCTTCCATAGTTGTCATATCTCTAGTCCTTATCACGAAGTCAGCTGTCTTCGCAAAGTAAAGCGGTATCAGGGGTTCAGCATTCTTTATAATACCCTTCTTGTAGGCCACAGCCCCATCAAACAGCACCCTCGCCCATAAATCATCGGGGAATTCAAATGTCTCAAGGGCCTTCACCACGGCCTCAAAGGTGTCACGAGCCAGAGCTTTTGAAAGCACCTGCTTTTCCTTTTCAAACAGCTCTCTTGCTCTCTCCTTTAGCAGTTCAAGTGTTACTTTGACTTCCTCAGGCTCCCCTTTAACTTCCTCCCCCCAGGTTTCCACAGGCCTTATTTCTTTAACGTCCTTCCACACATCTTCATACTTCTTCATCAGCATAAATAGCGTGCCAACAACCTGATTAAACATTGGACCAAGAGATGCCGCCGGATCTTTCGGGTTGTGTATCTTCATTCCAAGGCTTACCTGAACGACCTTCCTCTTGTTAGCGATAGCCGTCGTCGTGAGGAAGATGTCAACTCCAAACCTAGCAACATCAGTCATCCATACCTCTTCATCCTCGAGGTACAGATCTATCATCTTGGCACTTATACCGAAGTCCCCACCAATGGGCTGCCTTATGTCATACCCATACAGAGAGGTAGTCATTGGATAAGCGATGTTATTGGTTATTGTACCATCCCATTTGTGCCTCAAATACAGAGGTGCGACGAAGTCGTAGCCCTTTTCAATTGGCTCGGCGAACTTGTATATCCATTCAGGGGTTATGCTCCTCAAGTCACTGTCTACAAACACTACAGCATCAGCGTCCCTTTCCCTGGCAAACTCCATGATCTCTTTCATTGCACTACCCTTCCCTGGGATTGGCCACTTGTACACGAAGCTGTGAACCTCAACCCCCTCCGGAACCTTAGTTGAGAGAACAACATCTCTCGTTCCATCAGTACTACCACCATCGGCATTGACTATAATTCCTCCTCCAAAGTACTTCTTGAGACCTTCGGCAGCCTGTCTTACCACAAATCCTATCGTGTCAGCGTTGTTGTAGCTTGGAATTCCAACGACGACTTTCATGACTTCTCACCTCCATGAGATTTAAAACTCCCCAATTTTTAAAACTTTTAGTAACTAAACCGGCCGTTAGGATAAGCTAAAACTAGTTGAGCTTATTATGACCATTTAAGAGTGAAATACCTCCCTAATTAACATTTAGAAATCACCGTCACTTTTTTAGTCCCAAACTTTCCTAAATAGTTATAGGTGAGTGAACATGCCAGAGAGACTCAAAGTTGGCGTAATAGGCTGTGGAAACATCTTCAATTTAGCCCACAAGCCAGCGCTGAAAGCCATGAGAAAAACGATAAAGGTAGTAGCGGTAATGGATATAAATGAGGAGGCAGCAAAGAAAGCAGGAAAAGAGCTTAACGCTAAAGTCTTCACAAACCTAGATGAGTTCCTAGAGCAGGATATGGATGTCGTCGAAATACTAACCCCAACCTACACTCACGCAGAGCTTACAATAAAAGCTCTGAAGGCGGGCAAACACGTGATAGTTGAGAAGCCAATAGCCCTTACCATCGAAGAGGCAGGAAAGATGATAAAAGAGGCAGAGCAACAGGGACTTAAGCTCTTCGTCGGCCACGTAAGGAGGTTCGACAAGAGATGGAGACAGATTAAAGAAGTAATAAAGTCTAGGAACATTCTCCCGATGCAGATTAGAAAGACAGAGGTACAACATTTACCATTCCCAGCCGACTATTGGTACTGGGACGAGAGCAAGAGCGGCGGAGTTGTTATAGACCTCGGTGTTCACGTGACAGACTTCTTGAGGTGGTTCTTCGAGAGCGAGCCCGTTGAAGTGTTTGCAATAGGAAAAGCGATAAGGGGAGAGGCAAGGGTTAACAAGACTTATGACCACGTTGTCATGTTCATAAAGTTCGAAGGAGACAAAACGGGAATAGCTGAGGTAAGCTGGAGCTATCCACTACCGGCCAAATATGGCGTCTTCTACCACCACCTCGACATAATAGGAAAGAATGGAAGGATAAGGTACACCCCACTGGACACTCCAGTAGTGGGAGTAGTGAAGAGCACCTTTGAGATGCCAAGATTCTCTCCAATGCTGTCTACATTCCCAGAGGCATTTGAAGCCGAACTCAGACACTTCTTTGAGTGCATCAAGAGCGACTGTGAGCCTGTTGTTACCGCTAGAGATGCTTTAATAGCCCTATATATAGCAGAAAAGGCTAGGGAGAGCATTAGAAAGGGAGAGCCCGTCAAGCTGGAGGTGATGTGATATGGTGAGGTTTGGTGTTATAAGCTATGCTCACCCCCACGCTTTGAGGTACGCATCTACGATAAGAGCCAGCAGGAGAGCGAAGCTCGTTGCAATTTCAGGGGATGGAGCTAACGCAAACGTCGCAAAAATTGAGGCCAGAAAGTATGGGGCAAAGTTCTATCCCAGTTATGAGGAACTCCTTAAGGACAAGACTGTGGAGGCTGTTTACATAGCTATAGAGACTTACAGACACAAAGAAGTTGCAATAAGAGCGGCCGAAGAAGGAAAGCACATCCTCCTAGAGAAGCCAATAGCCCTCACAGTAGAGGATGGTAAGGAGATCATAAAAGCTGCGAAGAAGGCCGGAGTAAAGCTGATGGTGCCATTCAACCCAAGATTCACTCACCCGCTGAGAAAGGCCAAGGAGATGGTCGAAAGTGGAGAGATAGGGAAGCTTGAGTACATATATGCCATCTCCGAGTATGTCAAGCCCCCAATGTTCCTTGAGGGCATAGATACGAGCTGGTTCTTCGACCCAAAGAAGAGTGGCGGAGGCGGCTTCATGGATACAGCACCCCATGGAATAGACTCACTGTTCTGGCTGACTGAGAGCGAGCCCGTTAGAGTTTACGCTGACATAGGATCAAAGATCTGGGGGTTCAAGGTTGATGACATAGGGACGGCATTGATAGAGTTCAAGAACAACGTCGTTGCACTGCTAACGGCAGGATGGGCAAATCCAAGAGGATATCCCTATGGATTGGAGATGAAATACTACATAGTCGGGGATGACGGATTCCTCGACATCAGAACCGCCTATCCAGACTTTACCGTTTACCAAGAGAGAACCGAGAAGATATACTGGGAGAGGCCAGACGTTGAGGGAATAATAAACGCCTTCATAGATGCAATCCAGCAGGACAAGGAACCACCGATTACGGGAGAAGACGCCCTTAAGAACCTTGCAGTAGTTTTGGCGGCATATGAATCAACAAAAACAGGGAAAGCGGTAAAGATAGGGCTCTAATCCTTTCCTATTATTCCCGATACTAAATCTCTTATTGCCTTTTCTGGATCTTTTGCCTTTGTAACTCCACTCGCCAAGAGAACTCCGACTGTTCCAAGCTCTATTGCCTTTTTCACATCTTCGCCAGTGCTTATTCCAGCGCCACAGAGAACCTTGACATCGGGGTTAACCTTCTTCACGAGCTCGACGGTGTTAGTTATTACCTCAGGCTTAGCCTTGCTCACCGGAATCCCGGTTCCTATAAGCTCTGGAGGCTCAACTGCGACGTAATCTGGGTTTAATGCTGCCACGGCAGCACTTACAGCTGGATTGTTTGAACAGACCATTGTTATTAGGCCAACTTCCTCAGCCCTCCTTATTGCGGCCTCTAAGTCAGCTAAAATCATCCTGTTCTCTGAGTGGTTGAGTAAAGTACCAACTGCCCCAGCTTCCTTAACCGCCTCGGGAAGAACGTGACCGGTGTGGCTTCCAGGTTTTATAGGGTCTATATGCTGGGCAAAAACCGGAATTTCTACTGCCTCAGCAATCATTCTTAGATCGGCAAGCTGAGGAGCAACCACTATCGTTACACCAGTCTCCTTGTAAACCTTCTCAGCAGCCTTAGCTATTTCCAAAGCCCTCTTCCCAGTAGCCTCAATGTACGTCTTGAAGTTAATTGCGATAATAGGCTCCTTAAGCTTCGCCATGGTTATCACCAAGGGTGGATATAGATTGTGCCCATTAAACTTTTCGCCTCAACCTTTTTGTCCACGAAGAATTTTCTCAATAATATCCTTGACCTCCCTAAGATCCCTCGCCCTGTAAGTTGCCCCATCCCCCTTAAGGGAAATGCTTATATCAGCCTCCCTGAACATTGGTATGTCATTCTCCCAGTCGCCAACCGCTATTGTAAGTTCTGGTTTGAGTTTTTCTTTCAGAGACCTAAGGATCTCACCCTTATTGTCAAATGTAACCCTAACTATAACATCCCCCGTTATCCTACCCTCCTCATCAAACACGAGCTCGTTTGCGAACACGTAATCAACGCCCAGAATTTCAGCGACCCTCCTAGCTAAGCACATCAGCCCACCGCTGATTATGGCCGTTTTGAAGTCGTTCCGCTTGAGCCAAGAAAGAAGTTCCTGGGCGTAGTCTTTAAGGGTGATCTTCTTAAAGGCATCTTCAACTTCCTCTCTACTCTTGCCCTTCCAAAGGGAGGC encodes the following:
- a CDS encoding Gfo/Idh/MocA family protein, giving the protein MPERLKVGVIGCGNIFNLAHKPALKAMRKTIKVVAVMDINEEAAKKAGKELNAKVFTNLDEFLEQDMDVVEILTPTYTHAELTIKALKAGKHVIVEKPIALTIEEAGKMIKEAEQQGLKLFVGHVRRFDKRWRQIKEVIKSRNILPMQIRKTEVQHLPFPADYWYWDESKSGGVVIDLGVHVTDFLRWFFESEPVEVFAIGKAIRGEARVNKTYDHVVMFIKFEGDKTGIAEVSWSYPLPAKYGVFYHHLDIIGKNGRIRYTPLDTPVVGVVKSTFEMPRFSPMLSTFPEAFEAELRHFFECIKSDCEPVVTARDALIALYIAEKARESIRKGEPVKLEVM
- a CDS encoding glycosyltransferase; this encodes MKVVVGIPSYNNADTIGFVVRQAAEGLKKYFGGGIIVNADGGSTDGTRDVVLSTKVPEGVEVHSFVYKWPIPGKGSAMKEIMEFARERDADAVVFVDSDLRSITPEWIYKFAEPIEKGYDFVAPLYLRHKWDGTITNNIAYPMTTSLYGYDIRQPIGGDFGISAKMIDLYLEDEEVWMTDVARFGVDIFLTTTAIANKRKVVQVSLGMKIHNPKDPAASLGPMFNQVVGTLFMLMKKYEDVWKDVKEIRPVETWGEEVKGEPEEVKVTLELLKERARELFEKEKQVLSKALARDTFEAVVKALETFEFPDDLWARVLFDGAVAYKKGIIKNAEPLIPLYFAKTADFVIRTRDMTTMEAERLIRERAKVFLKEKEYLIEKWFT
- a CDS encoding Ribonuclease P protein component 3, which encodes MDVRSEEAFKLASEWFDKVVYSYEIPPGSLDKHVLRENRERYGKVAIALINPKPSMVKEVLQRFRQSYLIYVESSDLRVVRYSIERGVDAIISPWAGRKDQGIDHVLARLMARKNVALGFSLRPLLYADPYTRANLLRFMRKAWELAEKYKIMRFITSSAKTKWEVREPKDLMSLGVILGMEMPQAKACLSAYPELLLKRLK
- a CDS encoding Gfo/Idh/MocA family protein, which translates into the protein MVRFGVISYAHPHALRYASTIRASRRAKLVAISGDGANANVAKIEARKYGAKFYPSYEELLKDKTVEAVYIAIETYRHKEVAIRAAEEGKHILLEKPIALTVEDGKEIIKAAKKAGVKLMVPFNPRFTHPLRKAKEMVESGEIGKLEYIYAISEYVKPPMFLEGIDTSWFFDPKKSGGGGFMDTAPHGIDSLFWLTESEPVRVYADIGSKIWGFKVDDIGTALIEFKNNVVALLTAGWANPRGYPYGLEMKYYIVGDDGFLDIRTAYPDFTVYQERTEKIYWERPDVEGIINAFIDAIQQDKEPPITGEDALKNLAVVLAAYESTKTGKAVKIGL
- a CDS encoding soluble NSF attachment family protein → MDIDLLMSTPEELEREGYQRIKEGKIKDGVKMLVRAAKGYEEKRDIQKAASLYKEAGALLRDKLGLYEQAKPLMLRAAYLYLKVIEGEIDKPEVNLERLTNSCLNVIEAFTFLGDQEHVRKYAEEFAKMYEDLGSNYEEAGEIESAIVAYESAYRYYDLLNNKEGVERIAGRLVEIYGKIAEDAIENEMYEESAEAFERVANYIKTIFGYDERYRELMETAGKHYEKASKLAYAEGDLETMTRLLLKAQYAYLLARNFNRANLIGVNLIKMLNQVIENYRSSGRFDVVGDKLIELAEALVGLGKFENAMKIYREALEETGGRIDIRARIRISTIKYIAAKEMSLDLLRVLDAIDFLMKHAKFLDAMELAEEAIRKYEEGEKILKFMYQAEGVR
- a CDS encoding HAD-IB family phosphatase, with protein sequence MKLIAFDLEGTLTDMISWELLHRKFKTCDKAKEHMELFFSGKIDYYEWARLDASLWKGKSREEVEDAFKKITLKDYAQELLSWLKRNDFKTAIISGGLMCLARRVAEILGVDYVFANELVFDEEGRITGDVIVRVTFDNKGEILRSLKEKLKPELTIAVGDWENDIPMFREADISISLKGDGATYRARDLREVKDIIEKILRGQKG
- the tpiA gene encoding triose-phosphate isomerase produces the protein MAKLKEPIIAINFKTYIEATGKRALEIAKAAEKVYKETGVTIVVAPQLADLRMIAEAVEIPVFAQHIDPIKPGSHTGHVLPEAVKEAGAVGTLLNHSENRMILADLEAAIRRAEEVGLITMVCSNNPAVSAAVAALNPDYVAVEPPELIGTGIPVSKAKPEVITNTVELVKKVNPDVKVLCGAGISTGEDVKKAIELGTVGVLLASGVTKAKDPEKAIRDLVSGIIGKD